GGTTACTACCTGGCGCCGCGTGTCGCAACCTACAACGCGGTGTCGTACGGTTCTGTTCCGGTTGTTTATGGTCGACATGGTCGTCCACGAGACGTCGAAGTGAAACTGGATTACCGCCGGGACGGTGGATACCGATATAAAGTGGACTTCGACTAAGGCTTCGAGATCCATTTGATGAATCGGGGCCGGTTCGCGGAAAAGTTGCCGGGCCCACGGAAGGTCTCAGATTCTGCAGCCCCAAAAAGGAGACTGCCGGTGATTTTTCTTCCGGTTTCCTGGGGTTGAGGTCGCACAGGACCTGATCCGAAATCAATCCACGATTGCCGAACAGTGGTTCATTCGCTCCGAGAGCCGGGGTGGGTGGCGTGCGCTGTTCGGCTTTTTCGTTGAATGGTGCAGCTTCTGCGTCATCGGTTGGTCGAAGCCGAGGCCTCGCCGAATTCACAGCCTCGCCGGATCAACTCCTGAACGGGATGAAGATTCATCAAGTGTGAGATTCATCAAGTGTCAGGAAGACGAATTCCTGCCCCGGGGCGGGGCGGATCGTTTACTCACTCACCTTACGAGCATGCCGAACAGCAGAAGTCCGCCGAACAACAGAAGGCCGATTGCGCTGAAGCATGTCCCCAGAATTGCAAACAATTTCCGTCGACCGACCTGGAAGAGTCCGACGAATCCCAGAATGAGTGATGTGAAGATTCCAAACAACATCATCAGGAACGCGAGGCCGATGATCGCGGTCAGAGGCGCATCTTCATCCATACCACCGGGAGTTGTCATTTCGAGGTACCCTGCAAGAATCATGACCACAAACAGGGAGATCCCGGAAAAAACGGACAGGATGGTTGATGCAATGCCCAGCCCGGAATGCCTGAGTGCTTCTTCGCGATGCAGGGTGGAGGGTGATTCGCCGTCGAAAGAGATGTAGGGATTACTCATGGCGAATGGTGACCTTTGCTGAGAGCGATGTGGGTTCCCGGAATCCTGGGATGCCTGATGGCGGGTGTCAATGAAATGACAGTTCGAAGCGGCTTGACACCGTCACTGACACGGAGTGCAATTCGTACCAATAATCGTGAACGGCGGGCGAACAGACTTTGGTTTGATCTGTTATCTTCGGGACCGCTGCATCTTTATTTCTCACACGATTCCGGGCGCATCATTCAGGAGACGGTCACACATGGGCTTGTTCGACAAGTTGCGTAACGAACTGATTGACATCATCGAGTGGCTCGATGATTCACGACATACCCTGGTTTGGCGGTTTCCTCGTTACCAGAATGAAATCAAGAACGGCGCACAGCTGATTGTTCGTCCTGGTCAGGTTGCCGTATTTGTTCATCGAGGGCAAATTGCGGACGTTTTTGAACCCGGGCACTATGAACTGAAGACGGATAATCTTCCGATTCTGAGCACCATTGCCGGTTGGAAATATGGGTTTAACAGTCCGTTTCGGTCGGAAGTTTACTTCGTCAGCACAAGGCAGATTACTGATCTGAAATGGGGAACTCCGAATCCCATCATGATGCGGGATCCGGAATTCGGCCCGATCCGGATCCGGGCCTTTGGGACGTACGCGGTACGAGCAGCAGAACCCAAGGCACTCTTGCGCGAACTGGTGGGTACGGATCAGAATTTTGATGCTGATGAAGTCACAGAGTTGCTGCGATCCATCATCACAAGTGCTCTCGCTGACACCTTGGGATCCTCAAAGGTCGCTGCGCTGGATCTGGCCGCAAAGTATTCTGAGTTTGGTGAAACACTTCGAAAGGCGGTTCAGGAACGCATTGATGACGAGTATGGTTTGGAAATTCCCCAGCTCGTGATTGTGAATATTTCGCTACCGGAAGCCGTGGAGAAAGCGCTGGATACGCGAACCAGCATGGGGGTCATCGGAGATCTCGGAAAATTCCAGCAGTATCAGCTCGGGCAGGCGATGACCATGGCAGCTGACAATCCCTCGGGTGGTGGTGCTGCGGACGGGCTTGGTCTCGGGATGGGTCTTGCAATGGCCGGTCAAATGATGCAGCCCGGTATGTTCGGCTCAGCTCCTGCTGGTGGAATGGCACCCCCTCCGCCTCCGGTCAGTGCGTGGCATGTTGCCCTGAACGGGCAGACCACAGGGCCTTATGGAATGGATCAACTGGCCTCCGGTATCGCTGCCGGGCAGGTCAATCAACAGACAATGGTCTGGACTGCCGGCATGAGCGGCTGGCAGGCTGCCGGTGCAGTTCCCCAGCTGGCCGGTCTGTTTGGTCCTCCATCGCCTCCACCGCCACCCGCACCGTAATTTCGGCCAGTCGCCTGTTCTGAAGATTTCTGGTCTGAAGATTCTATGAGTGTTCCGAACGATTCCTTTGATCCGTCGGTCCCGCCGCCGCTGCCTGCTTCGTCGTCGCCAGCTTCAGGTGATGGTGCTGCGATTCAGACGTCGGTGGATGATCCCGACGGTCCTCTGGATCTGCACCGACGGGATTCCCGCACGCTCGATACAGGACGCACTTTCGATGAAGGTGCGGGCCGTGTATTTCCGTGTGAAAGTTGCGGTGCAGATCTGGAGTTTCACATTGGGGATCAGTCGCTGAAGTGTCCGTTTTGCGGGCACCTCAAACAGATAGAACTTTCAGAGGATGCAGCGCTTGTCGAACAGGACTTTCACGCCATGCTCGAACGCATTCGCGCGTGGCGAGAGGAAACGCGTGACCAGGATGATGAACGCTCCGACGCGACTTCGGATGTCAGGGAGCTGCGTTGTGAATCCTGTGGTGGCAATGTGGAATTCGTTGGAACGCTGACCAGTCGCCATTGTCCATACTGCAATTCGCCCATACAGCTGGAGAAGGCTCATAAATCCGGCGAGAATCGAATACCTGTCGATGGTGTGCTTCCGTTTCAGATTGATCGACAGCATGCAAAGGCAAATCTTGGGCAGTGGGTCAGTTCGCGCTGGTTTGCTCCGGGGGATTTCCTGAAGCAGGGAGCAGAAGGGAAATTCAACGGCATCTATCTGTCCTATTTCACCTTCGATTCGATGACATTCACGTCCTATGCGGGGCAACGTGGTGAGTACTACTATGTAACCGTCGGTAGTGGTAAGAATCAGCGACGCGAACGCAGAACCCGTTGGTATCCTGCCAGCGGTCGTTTTCAGCGATTCTTCGATGATGTCCTGGTCCTCGCGAATACTGGTCTTCGTCGTGACTTCATGCTCGCGCTGGAACCGTGGCCGCTACTGAAAGTCGTTCCATTCAATCAGCATATGCTGGCAGGCTTCATGGCTCGGACCTATGACATGGAGTTGGACCATTGCTTTACTGAAGCGAAGGAACGGATTGATACGTCGATTCATTCGGAAGTGTGTCAGCGGATTGGTGGCGACACACAACGAGTCAGTGCTGTGAATAGTCGCTATGAGGCGATTACGTTCAAGCATCTGTTGTTACCGACCTGGTTGATGGCTTATCAATACGGTGACAAGACCTACCAGGTCTTCATAAACGCCGCTACCGGCGAGGTACAGGGCGAGCGTCCCTACAGTGTCTGGAAGATTCTGTTCGCCGTCCTGTTCGGCGTGGCAGCCGCGGCGGGTATTATCATTGGCTTCAATTCTTAGCCGAATCCTGGTTCGACAGGGGTTGTACCACCGGGCCAATCCCTGCAGCTGGCACGTGTGGTCTTTCTGAAACTGCCCGGATTTCCTGAACAGCCGTCAAGGTTTCTCTGTTACTCATATCGAAGCATTTGACACCCCTTCATTCCTGAGACTCAGTCGTTTTCCAAGTCGGATGGGATTGAATCCCGGTGTTCCTTTCGTACTGTATGGACTGTCGCAGGGGTACCTTCAAATCGCGGTACCCAACTATGGGTCTGCGAATAAATGGGTCAGACGAAGTTTGAAAGGTTAACAAGATGAAATTCGTTCGAAGCTTAAGCATGCTGGTTATGTTGGCATGCGTGACCGTAACCTTGGGTTGCAATGGTGGTAGTGGTGAACCTGCACCGGGGCCTGTTGGGTCAGCAGTTGGCGGCGGCGCAGAAACACCAGGAAGCGAAGTCAGCGGTGATGATGCACCAGCAGCAGACGCTCCAGCAGCAGACGCTCCAGCAGCAGATGCACCAGCAGCAGACGCACCAGCAGCAGACGCTCCAGCAGCAGATGCACCAGCAGCAGATGCACCAGCAGCAGATGCACCAGCAGCAGATGCACCAGCAGCAGACGCTCCTAAGGCTGAGTAAGACGGTTGCTCGATTGAGATGCTCTCGTTGTCTCAATGCCTGCTTCTAAAGGGCTTCCTTCATGTTTGAGGGAGGCCCTTTTTTCATGCGCGGTGTGGACTGTGTCCAGGGAATTGGCAGAGTCCTGAGTGCGAAGGATATGCCGGGGCTCCGTCTGTTCCCGCGTTCCTTTTTGGCAACGTTTGTTGAAAACAAGGAATGGCGGCGGGACGGCAGGAGCAAATTTGTTCGCAAAAACACGGGTCACCAGAAAGGGCATTGATTTTGCGATGCCGTGGTTGGATCACGAATGTGTTCGTTCCCATCGCAAGACTCCGAGTGACCTAAATGAAACTAGCTTATCTGACTGAAGTAGCGGCCCTGATGGCTGCTCACAACGAGATGTTCATCGAGCAGGCTCAGGAAATTCCCAATGACGTCGTCGGCGATTACTACATCCTTTGCCGCAATCGATTCAATCGCTGGATGCGTGATCTCAGCGACCTCGAAAGCGGTCTTGCTGTCCGGGAACCACTCGACTTGATTGGACTGACGTCCGACCGACCGGCGACACGTTCGATTGCGGAACAAGTGATGATTAACGAAATGGTCTCCAGGATCTGGACCATTCTCCTGATTGCTCGGGATCGTCGGCATCAAACTGATCGAACAATACCACTGGCACACAATGTCTTCCTTGGGCATCTCACCGTTCGGCATAAAGCTCTTAGTGTTTGTCTTAGTGATCCTCGGATGTCCCAGGATGATATCGTCGATGTCGATAAGCTTCGTGCTTCAACAGAACGCTGGACGGATATGCTGTGTTGTCATCTGATGCACCGTTTTGACCTCTGGCAATACGCGTTTGATCAGGATCGCGCGCGAGAATTTCTGAATGACCGAGTTGAACAGCAGGCACTGTCGTA
This window of the Planctomycetaceae bacterium genome carries:
- a CDS encoding SPFH domain-containing protein; its protein translation is MGLFDKLRNELIDIIEWLDDSRHTLVWRFPRYQNEIKNGAQLIVRPGQVAVFVHRGQIADVFEPGHYELKTDNLPILSTIAGWKYGFNSPFRSEVYFVSTRQITDLKWGTPNPIMMRDPEFGPIRIRAFGTYAVRAAEPKALLRELVGTDQNFDADEVTELLRSIITSALADTLGSSKVAALDLAAKYSEFGETLRKAVQERIDDEYGLEIPQLVIVNISLPEAVEKALDTRTSMGVIGDLGKFQQYQLGQAMTMAADNPSGGGAADGLGLGMGLAMAGQMMQPGMFGSAPAGGMAPPPPPVSAWHVALNGQTTGPYGMDQLASGIAAGQVNQQTMVWTAGMSGWQAAGAVPQLAGLFGPPSPPPPPAP